The Thermoproteota archaeon genome includes a window with the following:
- a CDS encoding nickel-dependent hydrogenase large subunit codes for MGERTIFIDPITRIEGHLGLNAVVDTATKVVKEAWAFSAMFRGFEVFLRGREPPDAVHLTSRICGVCAASHANASVRANDMALGAVPKPFGVVIRNLAWAATDHMYDHPTHLNILAGPDYSGMVVSKLTPSVYEEAKATKAENSDIHGFSTIADLLDGLNPLQGKIYILALKMQRIARQAGVLFYGTHPHPRTLIPGGIGATVTTENLIEYSYRLTKLTAWVKMVVAVWEDIANFYNSIGYEKQGMTYEKPNLLSVGIFEDPEVYSSLGESPDEIYANIDEAGRKRFIKPGLILDGELVTDKLTDMNLGTIELVDRGFYKDWDTTFVDKDPMGNPVVWGNAELAKYHPWNKTTIPNPKAQDWQSKYTWTGTVRFVWRGNIYPIEVGPIARMWAHALHNGGKVKIELPRTNGVLELPSGTWDAITFEWNLPKVGASTTIERMRARAYNVALDVAAAWHNLLMGLELAKAGKTETSRPWKKPSFSVAFGFDEAPRGSVRHWMVVENYRIKNYQIHAPTTANLSPKGRWGKTGPYEESVIGTAITEEVPEDQWTGLDLVRAIRSFDPCIACSVHVFVGNRRIEKLITPVCSV; via the coding sequence ATGGGGGAGAGGACCATATTCATAGACCCCATAACTAGGATTGAGGGTCATCTGGGTTTGAATGCTGTGGTCGATACAGCCACCAAGGTGGTGAAGGAAGCTTGGGCCTTTTCCGCTATGTTCAGGGGGTTCGAGGTCTTCCTCAGGGGCAGGGAGCCGCCAGATGCGGTTCACCTGACCAGCAGGATATGCGGGGTCTGCGCGGCTTCTCACGCCAACGCGTCGGTGAGGGCCAACGACATGGCGCTTGGGGCTGTGCCCAAGCCCTTCGGCGTGGTGATCAGGAACCTCGCTTGGGCTGCCACAGACCACATGTACGACCACCCGACTCACCTGAACATACTGGCTGGTCCCGACTACAGCGGGATGGTAGTTTCCAAGTTGACGCCCTCCGTTTACGAGGAGGCCAAGGCCACGAAGGCCGAGAACTCCGACATACACGGTTTCTCCACTATTGCTGACCTGCTGGATGGCCTGAATCCCCTCCAAGGGAAGATCTACATCCTTGCTTTGAAGATGCAGAGGATAGCCAGGCAAGCTGGAGTCCTATTTTATGGCACCCACCCGCACCCGAGAACCCTCATTCCTGGAGGCATAGGGGCTACCGTTACTACCGAGAACCTGATCGAGTACTCTTACCGCCTTACCAAGCTCACAGCGTGGGTCAAGATGGTAGTTGCGGTCTGGGAGGATATAGCGAACTTCTACAACTCCATAGGGTACGAGAAGCAGGGAATGACCTATGAGAAGCCCAACCTCCTCAGCGTCGGAATATTCGAGGATCCAGAGGTCTACTCGTCACTTGGAGAGAGCCCGGACGAGATATACGCTAATATAGATGAGGCCGGAAGGAAGAGGTTCATAAAACCGGGTCTCATACTGGACGGAGAGCTAGTCACGGACAAGCTGACCGACATGAACTTGGGCACGATCGAGCTGGTTGATAGGGGCTTCTACAAGGACTGGGACACGACCTTCGTGGACAAGGATCCGATGGGCAATCCAGTCGTCTGGGGCAACGCCGAACTGGCGAAGTACCACCCGTGGAACAAGACCACTATCCCCAACCCGAAGGCTCAGGACTGGCAGTCCAAGTACACTTGGACCGGGACGGTCAGGTTCGTCTGGAGGGGGAATATCTACCCGATAGAGGTCGGTCCCATTGCTAGGATGTGGGCTCACGCCCTCCACAACGGCGGGAAGGTCAAGATAGAACTCCCACGCACGAACGGCGTTCTCGAGCTGCCCTCGGGCACTTGGGATGCTATCACCTTTGAGTGGAACCTTCCGAAGGTCGGTGCCTCCACGACCATAGAGAGGATGAGGGCTAGGGCCTACAACGTCGCCCTCGATGTGGCAGCAGCATGGCACAACCTCCTGATGGGCTTAGAGCTAGCTAAGGCCGGTAAGACAGAGACGTCAAGGCCTTGGAAGAAGCCCTCGTTCTCCGTGGCCTTCGGATTCGACGAGGCACCGAGGGGAAGCGTGAGGCACTGGATGGTCGTGGAGAACTATAGGATAAAGAACTACCAGATACACGCTCCCACGACGGCGAACCTATCACCCAAGGGCAGGTGGGGCAAGACCGGACCCTACGAGGAGTCGGTGATAGGTACCGCAATAACTGAGGAAGTACCCGAGGATCAGTGGACCGGATTAGACTTGGTCAGGGCCATAAGGAGCTTCGACCCGTGCATAGCGTGCTCAGTGCACGTATTCGTTGGAAACAGGAGAATAGAGAAGCTCATCACCCCCGTCTGCAGCGTATGA
- a CDS encoding twin-arginine translocation signal domain-containing protein → MKHREGGSLASISLTRRDFLKLSAAASLLLADFQKLQKAAAETLKQGSVNLIWFESQDCAGNTISMIEGSAPDLIQVLVGENPAIGPGKVRVVFHETIMPEWGEAAIEYLHKAEAGELDPYVLVLEGSFPDEDAAAKTGGWWFVLGEEDGRPITGNEWVRRLLKRAVAVVAVGNCACYGGIVASQVLDSTSYSADGWSPTGAFGFFDDPLKGIKGAVSRWPEARPFLNFIEGKGKLEVSPTGEARPAVAIPGCPANGNAILRVLGHLILAVDGLLPLPELDEYWRPVYIFGRTTHEQCPRAGFYAAGDFRENPGDNDFKCLFQVGCKGPVSNCPWNRVGWIDGIGGPTRTGGVCIGCTMPGFPDRFEPFYKPLQAPSMPDTVTLTGITAGAAAVGLAAGYIMSEPARKGGKGEKEGGGG, encoded by the coding sequence ATGAAGCATCGAGAGGGAGGTTCACTAGCTTCTATCTCCCTTACTAGAAGGGACTTTCTGAAACTCTCTGCAGCCGCTTCACTACTTTTAGCAGACTTTCAGAAACTCCAAAAGGCAGCTGCTGAGACGCTTAAACAGGGATCCGTTAATCTGATCTGGTTTGAGTCCCAGGACTGCGCTGGTAACACGATCTCGATGATTGAGGGTAGCGCTCCCGATCTGATACAAGTGCTGGTCGGGGAGAACCCAGCGATAGGTCCCGGGAAGGTCAGAGTAGTGTTCCATGAGACCATAATGCCCGAGTGGGGTGAAGCAGCTATAGAATATCTCCACAAGGCAGAAGCCGGGGAACTCGATCCCTACGTGCTCGTCTTGGAGGGTTCCTTCCCGGATGAGGACGCCGCCGCTAAGACGGGTGGCTGGTGGTTCGTTCTTGGGGAGGAGGACGGGAGACCCATCACGGGGAATGAATGGGTCAGACGCCTCCTCAAGAGGGCTGTGGCCGTGGTCGCAGTAGGCAATTGCGCGTGTTACGGCGGCATCGTCGCCAGTCAGGTGCTGGATAGCACCAGCTATTCCGCCGATGGGTGGAGCCCCACGGGAGCTTTCGGTTTCTTTGATGATCCGCTTAAGGGAATAAAGGGGGCGGTGAGCAGGTGGCCAGAAGCTAGGCCCTTCTTAAACTTCATAGAGGGAAAGGGCAAGCTTGAGGTATCTCCTACCGGGGAGGCGAGACCTGCCGTTGCCATCCCCGGATGCCCAGCTAATGGCAACGCGATACTCAGGGTGCTGGGACACTTGATCCTCGCGGTTGACGGCCTGCTCCCCTTGCCAGAGCTGGACGAGTACTGGAGGCCCGTTTACATATTTGGGAGGACCACGCACGAGCAATGTCCTAGGGCAGGCTTCTATGCTGCCGGAGACTTCAGGGAGAACCCTGGAGACAACGATTTCAAGTGTCTCTTCCAAGTGGGATGCAAGGGACCGGTGAGCAACTGCCCGTGGAACAGAGTTGGATGGATAGACGGGATCGGTGGCCCTACCAGAACGGGAGGCGTCTGCATTGGATGCACCATGCCAGGGTTCCCAGACAGGTTCGAACCCTTCTACAAACCTCTGCAGGCTCCCTCCATGCCTGACACAGTAACTCTGACCGGCATAACCGCTGGAGCTGCTGCGGTGGGGCTGGCTGCTGGCTACATAATGAGCGAACCGGCTAGGAAGGGTGGAAAGGGGGAGAAAGAGGGGGGAGGTGGTTAG